A genomic window from Oryctolagus cuniculus chromosome 12, mOryCun1.1, whole genome shotgun sequence includes:
- the DMAC2L gene encoding ATP synthase subunit s, mitochondrial — MMLLQKIPQQLCSLKKCPWSCDSRYFWGWLNAVFNKVDHDRIKDVGPNRAASEWLLRCGATVRYHGQERWQKDYNNLPTGPLDKYKIQAIDATDSCIMNIGFDHLEGLEHVEKIRLCKCHYIEDDCLKRLSQLEKLQKSLLEMEIISCGNVTDKGIIALCHLRNLKYLLLSDLPGVREKENLVQAFKTALPSLQLELHLK; from the exons ATGATGCTGTTGCAAAAAATCCCCCAGCAACTGTGCAGCTTAAAGAAATGCCCATGGTCATGTGATTCCAGATACTTCTGGGGCTGGTTGAATGCAGTATTTAATAA AGTGGATCATGACCGCATCAAGGATGTCGGCCCCAACAGGGCTGCGTCTGAGTGGCTGCTGCGCTGTGGGGCCACCGTGCGCTACCACGGCCAGGAGAGGTGGCAGAAGGACTACAACAACCTCCCAACAGGCCCTCTGGACAAATACAAGATTCAAGCCATCGATGCCACTGACTCCTGCATCATGAACATTGGATTTGATCACCTGG AGGGCCTAGAGCATGTTGAAAAAATCCGGCTGTGCAAGTGTCATTATATCGAGGATGACTGTTTGAAGAGGCTTAGTCAACttgaaaaattacagaaaagcTTATTGGAAATGGAGATAATTTCCTGTGGGAATGTCACAGACAAAGGCATCATTGCTTTGTGTCATTTAAG AAACCTCAAGTATTTGCTGTTAAGTGATCTTCCCggagtcagagaaaaagaaaatcttgttcAAGCCTTTAAGACCGCACTGCCTTCTCTGCAACTAGAATTGCACTTGAAGTAA